One genomic segment of Streptomyces liangshanensis includes these proteins:
- a CDS encoding DUF5134 domain-containing protein translates to MHGPATAGWLLVALCAGAGGYCLLRMRAAVGEARGTAGGEALMGFGMAAMAVPTAALSPPRWVWLGYAAVFGAAALGAAVRARSSPHHAHHLLGMLAMVYMAGAMALTPGGAHGVHAAAGVPLVTGGLLLYYTAYVLRAGARLLPLPAAAEPGGAVSGGPAGVVGAGRGEWPELTLVCRLSMGLAMLAMLLGL, encoded by the coding sequence GTGCACGGACCGGCGACGGCCGGCTGGCTCCTGGTCGCGCTCTGCGCGGGGGCGGGGGGCTACTGCCTGCTGCGCATGCGCGCCGCCGTGGGCGAGGCGCGCGGAACGGCGGGCGGCGAGGCGCTGATGGGATTCGGGATGGCCGCGATGGCCGTCCCCACGGCGGCGCTGTCACCGCCGCGGTGGGTCTGGCTCGGGTACGCGGCGGTGTTCGGCGCGGCGGCGCTGGGGGCGGCCGTCCGGGCGCGGAGCTCGCCGCACCACGCGCACCATCTGCTGGGGATGCTCGCGATGGTCTACATGGCGGGGGCGATGGCCCTGACACCGGGCGGGGCGCACGGCGTCCACGCGGCGGCCGGGGTGCCGCTGGTGACCGGCGGGCTGTTGCTCTACTACACGGCGTACGTGCTGCGGGCGGGCGCCCGGCTGCTGCCGCTGCCCGCCGCGGCGGAGCCCGGGGGCGCAGTGTCCGGCGGCCCGGCGGGGGTGGTCGGCGCGGGCCGGGGCGAGTGGCCCGAGTTGACCCTGGTGTGCCGGCTGTCGATGGGGCTCGCCATGCTGGCGATGCTGCTGGGGCTGTGA